DNA from Stenotrophomonas bentonitica:
CGATGTTGGTCAGGCCGTTGCTGAAGCTGCTGGTCAGGCGGCTCTGGTAGGGAGAGGCGTCGTCGGCGAGCACGGCCGGTGCCGGTGCGAGCGGGGCGGGTGCGGTGCGGCCGGCGGGGCGCGAGGCGTGCCGCAGGTTGTCGGCGTTGTTGCGGGTGCCGTCGAAGAACAGGCCGATCTGCAGCGTGACCGGCACGGGTGTGGTCGGATCGGGATGCCCAGCCATGCCTCGGTGTCCCCTGTCGATGCAGGCCAAAGGTAGCGCGAAAACGACACGAGCGCGACGTAACTGAACCGCTTTGGGTCGGGGTCACAGTTCCGACATGTGATCGATAGCCTCTATTGAATTCACGCGACCGAGTGGCGCCAGATGGGTACGCCTGCTGACAGGGGTGGCAGCGCGAACACGTTCCTTACTGAAGTTCACTCATAGAGAGGCGACATGATGTCCAGTCCGATGAGAAAGACCGCAGTTGCGATCACGCTGTTCCTGGCCACCGTCGGCACGGCGGCGGCCACGCCCCTGTTCTCGCCGGTCACGGTGCTGAGCCGTGCCAGTGCGGCCAGCCAGCCGGCCGCGCAGGCGGTGCTGGCGGCGCCGTCCACGGCGGCGGTGCAGGAAGTCCGGGTCGATGCAGGTGCGGTGGTGGCCGGCCAGCGCCAGCTGGAATTCGAGCTGCTGGGGACGCCGGTGCAGGCGCAGCAGCAGCGGGTGGAGAGCCTGCCCGATGGCGGCAGCATCTGGTACGGCAGCCTGCAGGATGCGGGATCGAAACTGACCCGCCAGGCGGGCGGCAACGACCCGGGCAATTCGGTGATCCTGGTGCAGTCCGGCGGCACGGTGACCGGATCGATCCGGAAGAACGGCACGCTGTACCGGTTGCGCCCGCTCAGCGATGGCCGCCATGTGCTGGTCCAGGTCGACGAATCGCGGATGCCGGCCGAGCATCCGGCCGACTACAACACGCTGCCGAAGATCGAGATGCCGGCCAGCGACCGCGCCGGCATCGCCGCCGCGTCGTCAGGCAGTCCGGCCACCATCCGCGTGCTGGTGGCCGCCACCAATGCAGCGGTGAGTGCTTACGGCGGCAACATGCAGCAGCTGGTGCAGCTGGCGGTGGCCGAGTCGAACCAGGGCTACACCAACAGCAACGTGGGCATCACCATGCAGCTGGCCGGGTACCAGGCCGTGGCGTACACCGAGACCGGAAATTTCAGCACCGACCTGGCGCGCTTCCGCTCCACCAATGACGGCTACATGGATGCGATCCACACCACCCGCAACAGCACGGCGGCAGACGTGGCGGTGTTGATCCTCAACAACAGCAGCTATTGCGGGCTGGCGTCCGGAATCGGTTCGACCGCGTCCACCGCGTTCGCGGCGGTGTATTGGGATTGCGCCACCGGCTACTACTCGTTCGCGCATGAGATCGGCCACCTGCAGAGCGCGCGGCACGACATCGCCACCGACTCCAGCACCACGCCGTATGCGTATGGCCACGGGTACCGCTACCAGCCGGCCACCGGCGCGCGCTGGCGCACCATCATGGCCTACGACTGCACCTCGGGCTGCCCGCGCCTGAACTTCTGGTCCAACCCCAACATCAGCTACAACGGGGTGCCGATGGGCATCGCTTCGAGCGCGGACAACCAGCGCGTGCTGGTCAACACCAAGGCAGCGGTCGCCGCGTTCCGGTAAGAGGCTCCGGGGCTGCGCGTCAGGCCAATGCGTCCAGGGTCCAGCCCTGTGGCGTGACGCGCAGTACCGAACCCTGTTCGTACCAGTCGCCAAGTACGATGCGCGTGCAGCTGCGGCCACCGGCCTGGAGGGTGTGGATGGCAGGGCGGTGGGTATGGCCGTGGATCATGGTGTCCACGCCATGCCGCACGAAGGTGGCGGTGACCTCGTCCGGGGCGACGTCGGTGACGGTCTCGAAGGTGGCGCGGTCGCCCTGCTTCATTTCCGACTGGCGGGCCTGGCTGGCATCGCGCGCCTTCTGCGCGAAGGCGATGCGCGCGGCCAGCGGCTGCGCCAGGAACTGCGCCTGGAACACCGGGTCCCGGGTCTGCGCGCGGAACTGCTGGTAGGCCACGTCGTCGGTGCACAGCAGGTCGCCGTGCTGGAGCAGCACCGGCTGGCCGTACAGGTCGATCACGCTGGGGTCGGGCAGGATCCGGAACCCGGCGCGGCGCGCGTAGTCGTCGCCGACCAGGAAATCGCGGTTGCCGCGGATGAAGTACACCGGCACCCCGGCCGCAGACACGGCCTTGAGCGCGTCGGCCACCGCGTCGGCGGCGGGCGAGGGCGTGTCATCGCCGATCCAGGCCTCGAACAGATCGCCCAGGATGTACAGGGCGTCGGCCTGCATCGCCTCGCGCTGCAGGAACGCCAGGAACAGCTCGGTGATGGCTGGACGACTGGGGTCCAGGTGCAGATCGGAAATGAACAGCGTGGTCATGCGGCCATTGTAAAACGGCGGGCGCCGGCCGCAACGTCGGTAGAGCCACGCCCTGCGTGGCTCTACACCGGTAAAGGTAACCAGTTGAGGCTGGCGCCAGCCAGCGCCGTGGCAATCGCCGTCGCCGCCAGCACGTCACTGGGGTAATGCAAACCCAGCACCACCCGCGATACCCCGACCGCTGCGGTGAACGGCACCAGGATCGGGGCCAGCCACGGGTAATACGCCAGCGCCACGATGGTGAACGACACCGCGTGCAGGGTATGCCCGGACGGGAAGCTGAACTCGTCCAGCGGCGCCACCCAGGCGCGGATCCGCAGGTCGGCCGCGTACGGCCGCGGACGCCTCGTCCAGCGCTTCAGGCCCTTGTACAGCAGCAGCGCCATCAACCCGGTGCCGGCCATGTGCAGCGACGCGCGCAGGCCGTCGAAACCGTCGACCAGTACCAGCGCGCCCATCAAGGCATACCAGAACACCCCGTCGCCGAGCCGGCTGACCACCGCGAATGCGCGGCGCACCCGGCGGTGCCGGCAGTAGTGGTTGGCGCGGCGGCAGAGACGGGTTTCGCGCCCGCGCAGGGCCTCAAGCGGCGTGGTCCGCATGTGGCCTCCGGGCGTGGGCCAGTTCGGCAAGAAGGGCGTCGAACTCGGCCACCACCTGCTGCGGATGCAGTCGCTGCATCGCCACGGCCGCGTTGCGGCCCATGCGTTCGCGTGCGGCATCATCGCCGGCCAGGCGCACGGCGGCCTCGACGAAGGCGGCATCGTCGTCGACCGCCACCCCGGTTTCATCGGTGCGCAGGTGCTCGCGCGCGGCACCGTAATCGAAGGCGACCGTGGTCACGCCGCTCGCCATTGCTTCCAGGGTGACATTGCCAAAGGTCTCGCTGCGGCTGGGGAACAGGAACAGGTCGCCACTGGCGAAGTGCCGGGCCAGCGCGTCGCCGCGCTGCACCCCGCAGAAAATGAAGTCCGGGTTTTCATGCGCCAGCTTCTCGCGCGCCGGGCCATCGCCGACCCACACGAAGCGCGCCTTGGGGCGCACCTGCTGCAGGCGGCGGAAGGCCTTCACCGCCAACGCCAGGTTCTTCTCCGCGGCGATGCGGCCGACGTAGATCGCGGCAAAGCCGGTGCCGTCGATGCCCCATTCCTCGCGCAGTGCCGGGTCGCGCCGCGTCGGCTCGAACTGGCTGCTGTCCACCGCGCGCGCCAGCAGGCGGACCCGGTCGAAGCCCTGGCCGGCCAGGAACTGCTGCAGCTCCTGGGTGGGGACCAGGGTCGCATCGGCCTGGTTGTGGAAGCGTCGCATCCAGCGCAGTGCGGCGGCCTGCAGCCAGGCCACGCCGTAGTCGGGCAGGTACTCATCGAAGCGGGTGTGGAAGCCGGTGGCCACTGGAATGCCCAGCCGCCGCGCGGTGCGCAGCGCCGACCAGCCCAGCGGGCCCTCGGTGGCGATGTAGATCGCATCCGGCCGCTGCTGCTGCCACTGCCGGGCCAGCCGCTTGGGAGCGGGCAGGCCGAAGCGCAGCCCGGGGTAGCGCGGCAGGCCCGCGCCCTGTACCAGCAGCGCGCCGCTGGTGTCGGTCTCATCGCCCTGGCGCGGGCGGACCAGGTCCACCTCGTGCCCGGCCGCGCGCAGTCCCTGCTCCAGGCCCTGTACGGTCAACGCGACGCCGTTGACCTCGGGGGGATACGTTTCGGTGACGATCGCGTAGCGCATGGGGAACCTCCCGGTTTGGCGCATGCTCGCGGGCGGCCATGTAGCCGACATGACGCGGCCATGACCACCAGATGACGCCGTGACCGGGCACAAAAAAACCACGGCCCCGAAGGGCCGTGGTCATGTTCCATCACCCACGGGGGGCGATCAGAAGCGCTGCTGGTACTTCATGTAGATCACGCGGCCGATGTCGTAGCCGCCGTAGTACGAGAAGGCCGAGTTCGGCTTGCTGTACATGATCGGGCCCAGGCGGTCGAACACGTTGTTGGCGCCGACCGACACGGTGCCGTCCCACGGCAGGTTGTAGCGGAACTGCACGTCGTGGAAGGTGACCGAACCACGTTCGTTGTAGTTGCGCGAACCCTTGTACCACGGAGCGTACTGGCCCGGATCCGAGCACTCGTCCGGGTACAGGGCGATGTTGGCGCACTGTTCCTTCACCCCGGAGTAGTAACGCGCGGTCCAGCTCATGCCGAAGTCTTCGCGATCCCAGCCCAGCACCAGGTTGGAACGGACGCGGAAGCCGCTGCCGATGCCGTTGGTGGGGGTCGGGACGATGCTGGCGTCGTTGGTCGAACGGTAGATGTTGCTGGACACGTAGGTGGTGGCCGAGTTCAGCGAGAACTTGCCGAACGCGGTATCCAGGCGGTAGCTCAGGTCCAGGTCGTAACCTTCGGTTTCCAGGAAACCGGCGTTGCGGTTGCCGAACTTCAGGTTGGTGACGATGCCGGTGACCGGGTCGCGATCGAAGCGGGTGCAGCGTGCGTCGATGCCCTGCTCATAGCAGTCGATCAGGATCTGGGACGGCGTATCGGCAATGATGGTGTTGTCGATGCGGATCTTCCACCAGTCCAGCGAGGCGTTGAAGTTCTGGATGAAGCCGGGGCTCCAGACCAGGCCCAGCGTCTTGCTCTTGGAGGTTTCCGGGGTCAGGTCCGGGTTCGAGCCGCTGGTGAACGGCACCGGGGTGGCGTCGGTGGCCACGGTCACCGGCGTGCCGCCCTGGCGCAGCTGGCGGAACGTGGCGGCGTTGGCGATGTCACGCGAGCAGCGGGCGCGCACTTCGGCGCTGGTGCGCGAGGAACCGAACACGGTGTCGCACGGATCGCTGAACTGGGCGAAGGTTTCCGAACCGCCACCGAACAGGTCGTTGATGGTCGGGGCGCGGAAGCCTTCGGCCCAGGTGCCGCGCACCATCAGCGAATCGATCGGCTTCCACTTGAAGCCGAACTTGCTGTTGAGCGTGTTGCCGAAGGTGTCGTAGTCGGAGAAGCGGGTCGCGCCGTTGAAGGTCAGTTCCTTCGCGCCCGGCAGGTCGGCCAGCACCGGCACGTTCAGTTCCAGGTACGCCTCGTTGACGGTGTAGTCGCCACCGGTCGGGCCTGCGGCCAGGTTGGTGGTGGCACCGGTCTGGGCCAGCGGATCGGGCGTGTAACGGCCGTCTTCCTTGCGGCTTTCAACGCCGAACGCGAAGCCCAGGTCGCCGCCCGGCAGGGTGACGATGGAACCGGCGATGTTGGCGAAGAAGTTCTTCGAGGTGGTGCGGCCCTTGGTGATTTCCTCCGGGAACAGCCACGCCTGCAGTTCCGCATTGCCGTACAGGCCGTCCGGAGCGGTGGTGCCGTACGGAACCAGCGGGTTCCACGGCTTGCACACGTCGTAGCCGATCGGCGCCGCAGCGGTACCGCACTGGACCTTGCCGGTGGCGGCGTTCAGGAACGACGGACCGACGCCGCCGGCGACGCGCGCCTTGTGCAGGTTGCCGGTGGCGGTCGATTCCAGTTCGTTGCGGTTGTACTGGTAGCCCGCTTCCCAGTCGAAGTAGCGCTCGCCGATGTCGAACGAACCGTCGAACGAGGCCACCGCACGGTAGGTCTTCAGATCGCTGGTGGTCACGCGCGGCACTTCCCAGGTACGGCGGTTCCAGGCCACCGCGGTCGGGGTGGCGTAGCCGTGCTGGTTGCCGAACGGGTTGAAGTAGCTGTTGATCGACATCGAACCGACGCCGGCGGTGCTGGACTGCAGCGGGTAGCCGGCGATCTGGCGGGTCGACTCGCGCTCGTTGTAACCCAGCTCGGTGCGGAAGTTGATGCTGTCGGTGATCGCGAAGCGACCATCGAAGTACACCGAGTCGCGCTTGAGCGGATACATCACGTGCATCTGGTCGTTGGCGTTGCTCACGTCACCGGTGAACGGGGTGGTGTCGGTGCGGTGGTAGTTGCCCGGACGGGTCGGGTCGGTGCCACGGTTGAGCGAGTAGCCGCAGCCGGCGGTGGCCGTGCAGCCCGGGCCGCGCAGGCCGGTGATCTGGCCGTACTGGCTGATCGTGGTCCAGTTGCTCGAGTCCAGCGGGTGGCGGTCGGTCATGCCGTACTGGCTGAAGCCGCGGTTGCGTGCCCACACGCCGTCTTCTTCGGAGTGCTCCAGCGCCAGGGTCAGCGACAGGCGGTCGTTGCTCCAGCCGGTGACCGCGTCGATGCGGTCGCGCGCGCCGTCGCCTTCGCTGTACTGGCCGTGGTAGACGTTCACGGTGGTGCCGGTGACGTTGCTGCGGGTGATGATGTTGACCACGCCGGCCATCGCGTCCGAACCGTAGATCGCCGAGGCGCCGTCCTTCAGCACTTCAATGCGCTCCACCGCCGAAACCGGCAGGGTGGACACGTCCTGGTAACCGGAGGTGCTGATGCCCAGGCGCTTGCCGTTGACCAGCACCAGCGTGCGCTGGGTGCCCAGGTTGCGCATGTCGATGTAGGTACCGCCGGCATTCTCACCGGCGGTCAGCGCGTTGGCGCGGCTGATCGTCGGGCTGCCCATGGCGGTGACGTTCTGCAGGATGTCGGCCACCGAGCTGAAGCCCTGGCGTTCGATGTCGGTGCGGCTGATCGCAAACACCGGCTGGGCGGTCTCCACGTCAACGGTACGGATGCGCGAACCGGTGATCTCGATGCGATCCAGGTTGGTGGGGCTCGGCGCGTCCTGTGCCATGGCCGGGGCGGCCACCAGGCCGACGGTACCGGCGACCAGGGCATAGCGGATTGCCTGCCCCAGTACGTTGATGCGTGAAGTCATTTGGCTCTCTCTCTGGTTCGGAACTGAATCAAAAGAGGTCGGCGGGGTCCCAAGTGCCCCGCGTTCCCCGAAAAACCGCCCCAAGTGGGCCGGTGATTCGATCTTAGTCCCAGTCGTTAAGCCGATGTAAAGCTTTTCGCCAAAAAAATTTCATCATCTCGTAACCAATGAGATGTATTGCCTTGTAAATCAACGGATTGTGACAAAATACGCCCGTCAGGCACTGTGTCCTGATGTATCGAAATGTATCGGGATGGTGCGGCGCGTCACGCAGATCTGCGCAACGCGGGGCGATTACGCCACGAACGGGCGGAACAGGATGCCGAGTCCGGCCATGCCGTCGGTCTCGCCGATCAGGTCGGCGCGCAGCAGCGGGCGGGCATCGATGTAGGCCTGCGGCAGGATCAGCGACAGCCGGTTGTCGTCCGCGCTCAGCTCCAGATCCGGCATCGGACTGTCTTCGTGGGCGCGGTTGAGCAGCACCGCCAGCCGGAGCAGGGCGGTCATGCGCCGGGCCGGCAGCAGCAGGCGCTCGGGCAGCGCGTCGAACGCGGACTTGGACACGTTGCGGCGGTGGCTGCGGACCAGCGCGGCCAGCAGCTGCTGTTCCTGCCGCGAGAAGCCGGCGATGTCCGAGTTCTCCAGCACGTAGCTGCCGTGCACGTGGTAGCCGCTGTGCGCGATCATCAGGCCCAGCTCGTGCAGGCGCGCGGCCCAGCCAAGCATGCGCGCGTCGTCCGGGTCCAGGTTCCATGCCTTTTCCACCTGGCCAAACAGCTCCATCGCGGTGCGCTGCACCTGGTCGGCCTGCACGGTGTCGATGCCATAGCGCTGGGTCAGGGCGTCGACCGACTCGTCGCGCAGGTCGTTCTCGCTGGCACGGCCGAGGATGTCGTACAGGATGCCTTCGCGCATCGCCGCCTTGCTGACCAGCAGCTTCTGCAGCCCCAGCGCGTGGAAGGCCGCTTCCAGCACCAGGATGCCGCCGGCGATGATCGGGCGGCGGTCCGGCGACAGGCCGGGCAGGTCGATGTCTTCGATCCGCTTGGCCTTGAGCAGCTCGTCGCGCAGCTGCGGCAGCGCTTCGGCGGTGATCGCGCCCTTGCTCAGCTTCATGCTGGCGCAGATCTCGCTGATCGCCTTGTGCGTGCCCGACGACCCCAGGGCCTCGTTCCAGCCCAGCGAGCGGTACTTGGTGGCGAACTGCTGGAACTCGGCGCCGATCTCGGTGAGTGCGTCCTTCCAGCGCTTCTTGCTCAGCTTGCCGCCGGGGAAGAAGCGCCGCGTGCTGGCGATGCAGCCGGCCTGCAGGCTTTCGCGCTCCAGGGTCTGCATGCCCTGGCCGATGATGAATTCGGTGGAACCGCCGCCGATGTCGATCACCAGCCGGCGCTGGTCCGGCTTGGGCGGCTGCGCGTGGGCAACGCCCAGGTAGATCAGGCGGGCCTCTTCACGCCCGCTGACCACTTCGATGGCATGTCCCAGCGCGGTTTCGGCCGGCATCAGGAAGGCCTGCGGCGAACGCAGCTGGCGGACCGTGTTGGTGGCCAGTGCACGCACCCGCACCGAGGGAATGCCGCGGATGCGCTGGCCGAACCGGGCCAGGCACTCGAGCGCGCGCTGGCGCGCTTCGGCCGACAGGCCGCCCTTGCCATCCAGGCCGTCGGCCATGCGCACGGTCTCGCGCAGGCGGTCGACCACCCGCAGCTGGCCGAGCGTGTAGCGCGCGATGACCATGTGGAAACTGTTGGAGCCCAGGTCGATGGCGGCGAGCAGGTCGCCATCCTGCAGGGCGGGCGGTGTCGTGGAGGTATGCGGCATGGACGAATGGTAGCCGATGGCCTACAGCCCGGCCATCAATGCCATCTGCGCCGAATGCGGGGGCTCGTCGTGGCCCGGCGCGCACTTGCGGTAGGTGCCGTCGGCCTGCAGTTCCCAGGCGTTGAGGTTGTCGTCCAGGTAGTTCTGCAGCACGTCGCGGTAGACCTTGCGGGCCAGCTCCGGGTCCAGGATCGGGAAGCAGGTCTCGACCCGGCGCAGCAGGTTGCGCTCGAGCCAGTCGGCGCTGGCGCAGTACAGCTCCGCGGCGCCGTCGTTGCCGAACCAGTAGACCCGGCTGTGCTCCAGGAAGCGGCCGACGATCGAACGCACCCGGATGTTGTCCGAGACCCCCGGGACGCCCGGGCGCAGCGTGCACGCGCCGCGCACGATCAGGTCGATCTGCACGCCGGCCTGCGAGGCCGCGTACAGCGCCCGCACCACCTGCGGCTCGTTGAGGGCGTTCATCTTGGCGATGATGCGCCCGGGGCGGCCCTTGCGGGCCAGGTGCATTTCGCGTTCGATCCGCTGCAGCAGGCCGTCGTGCAGGGTGAAGGGCGACTGCAGCAGGCGCTTCAGGCGGGTGCGCGGGGCCAGCCCGGAGAGCTGCTGGAACAGCAGGTGCACGTCATTGCCGATGTCCGCATCGGCGGTGATCAGGCTCAGATCGGTGTACGCGCGCGCGGTGCCGCTGTGGTAATTGCCGGTGCCCAGATGCACATAGCGGCGCAGCTTGCGGCCTTCGCGGCGCACGATCAGCAGCATCTTGGCGTGGGTCTTGTAGCCGACCACGCCGTACACCACCTGCACGCCTGCTTCCTGCAGGCGGTCGGCCAGGCCCAGGTTCGCTTCTTCGTCGAAGCGCGCGCGCAGCTCGACCACCACGGTGACGTCCTTGCCGTTGCGCGCAGCCAGGATCAGCGCGTCGACGATCTGCGAATCCTTGCCGGTGCGGTACAGCGTCTGCTTGATCGCCAGCACGTTCGGATCCACCGCCGCCTGCTTGATCAGGTCCAGCACCGCGGTGAACGCATCGAACGGGTGGTGCAGCAGCACGTCCTTGCGCGCCACCACCTCGAAGATGCCGTCGCTGTCGCGCAGCGTGCGCGGGCTCATCGGCGGGTACTTCAGTTCGGGGCGGGCGAGCAGGTCGTACAGCTGGATCACGCGGTTGAGGTTGACCGGACCGTCGATCTGGTACACCGCGTTTTCGGTCAGGCCGAAGTTCTGCAGCAGGGTGCGCACGATGTCGCGCGGGCAGTCCTGCGCGATCTCCAGCCGCACCGCCGGCCGGTAGCCGCGGTCGACCAGCTCGTCGCGCAGGGCCAGGGCGAGGTTTTCCACTTCTTCCTCGTCCACCACCAGTTCCGAGTTGCGGGTCACCCGGAACTGGTACGCGCCCTGGACTTCCATGCCCGGGAACAGCTCGCCCACGAAGGTCGACAGCACCGAGGACAGGAACACGAAGGTCTGCGGGCCGCCCAGGGTCTGCGGCAGCTGGATGATGCGCGGCAGCGAGCGCGGTGCGCGCACGATCGCCAGGTGGCCGGCACGGCCGAACGCGTCGGTGCCCTTGAGCACCACCACGATGTTCAGCGACTTGTTGAGGATCTTCGGGAACGGGTGCGACGGGTCAAGGCCCAGCGGCGACAGCACCGGCATGATCTCGTTGCGGAAGTACGCGCGCAGCCAGCGCTTCTGGCGGTGGTTCCACGAATGCCGCCCCAACACGTCGATGCCGGCTTCGTGCAGGGCCGGGCGCAGGGTGTCGTTCCAGCAGCGGTACTGCTGGTCCACCAGTTCGGCGGCGCGGTCGTGGATGGCGCTCAGGATCGCCTGCGGGGTCATGCCGTCCGGCGCCGGCGGCAGGCCGAATTCCTGTGCGTGGCGCACCGCGGCGGCGCGGATCTCGAAGAACTCGTCCAGGTTGGTGCAGGAGATGCACATGAAGCGCAGCCGCTCCAGCACCGGCACCTGCGGGTCCATGGCCTGGGCCAGCACCCGGAAGTTGAAGTCCAGCTGCGACAGCTCGCGGTTGATGTACAGCGCGGGGTCGCGCAGGTCATCGGTTTCCGCCGGCACGGCGATGGGAACGAGGCTGCTCATGCGGAAAAGTCTTCTGCGGAAGGAAGGAGGGCCGCGTCGGTGCGCTCGCGCACGTGGTCGGCATCGAAATGGCAGGAGAACGTGCTGCCCTTGCCGACTTCGCTCTGGATCTCCAGGCGGGCGTGGTGCAGGCCAAGGATGTGTTTGACGATCGACAGGCCCAGCCCGGTGCCGCCGCTTTCGCGCGAACGGCTGCTGGAGACCCGGTAGAAGCGTTCGGTCAGGCGCGGCAGGTGGGTGGCGGGAATGCCGTAGCCGGTGTCGCGCACCGCCAGCACCACGCCCTGGCCTTCGCGCGCCAGTTCCACCTCGACCCGGCCACCGGCCGGGGTGTAGCGCACCGCGTTGGTGACCAGGTTGGAAAACGCGCTGTGCAGTTCCTTGTTGGAACCCTGCAGGTCGACCCCGGCGTTGTCGATCACGCTGATCGTGTGGCGGCCCTGGCTGTGCGCTTCGGCCTCGCGGCGCAGCGTGGCCAGCATCGGCGCCATCGCCACGGTTTCTTCTTCGGTGTGTTCCTGCGACTCCAGCCGCGACAGGGTCAGCAGGTCTTCGACCAGC
Protein-coding regions in this window:
- the ppk1 gene encoding polyphosphate kinase 1; the protein is MSSLVPIAVPAETDDLRDPALYINRELSQLDFNFRVLAQAMDPQVPVLERLRFMCISCTNLDEFFEIRAAAVRHAQEFGLPPAPDGMTPQAILSAIHDRAAELVDQQYRCWNDTLRPALHEAGIDVLGRHSWNHRQKRWLRAYFRNEIMPVLSPLGLDPSHPFPKILNKSLNIVVVLKGTDAFGRAGHLAIVRAPRSLPRIIQLPQTLGGPQTFVFLSSVLSTFVGELFPGMEVQGAYQFRVTRNSELVVDEEEVENLALALRDELVDRGYRPAVRLEIAQDCPRDIVRTLLQNFGLTENAVYQIDGPVNLNRVIQLYDLLARPELKYPPMSPRTLRDSDGIFEVVARKDVLLHHPFDAFTAVLDLIKQAAVDPNVLAIKQTLYRTGKDSQIVDALILAARNGKDVTVVVELRARFDEEANLGLADRLQEAGVQVVYGVVGYKTHAKMLLIVRREGRKLRRYVHLGTGNYHSGTARAYTDLSLITADADIGNDVHLLFQQLSGLAPRTRLKRLLQSPFTLHDGLLQRIEREMHLARKGRPGRIIAKMNALNEPQVVRALYAASQAGVQIDLIVRGACTLRPGVPGVSDNIRVRSIVGRFLEHSRVYWFGNDGAAELYCASADWLERNLLRRVETCFPILDPELARKVYRDVLQNYLDDNLNAWELQADGTYRKCAPGHDEPPHSAQMALMAGL
- the ppx gene encoding exopolyphosphatase, translated to MPHTSTTPPALQDGDLLAAIDLGSNSFHMVIARYTLGQLRVVDRLRETVRMADGLDGKGGLSAEARQRALECLARFGQRIRGIPSVRVRALATNTVRQLRSPQAFLMPAETALGHAIEVVSGREEARLIYLGVAHAQPPKPDQRRLVIDIGGGSTEFIIGQGMQTLERESLQAGCIASTRRFFPGGKLSKKRWKDALTEIGAEFQQFATKYRSLGWNEALGSSGTHKAISEICASMKLSKGAITAEALPQLRDELLKAKRIEDIDLPGLSPDRRPIIAGGILVLEAAFHALGLQKLLVSKAAMREGILYDILGRASENDLRDESVDALTQRYGIDTVQADQVQRTAMELFGQVEKAWNLDPDDARMLGWAARLHELGLMIAHSGYHVHGSYVLENSDIAGFSRQEQQLLAALVRSHRRNVSKSAFDALPERLLLPARRMTALLRLAVLLNRAHEDSPMPDLELSADDNRLSLILPQAYIDARPLLRADLIGETDGMAGLGILFRPFVA
- a CDS encoding glycosyltransferase family 4 protein; the protein is MRYAIVTETYPPEVNGVALTVQGLEQGLRAAGHEVDLVRPRQGDETDTSGALLVQGAGLPRYPGLRFGLPAPKRLARQWQQQRPDAIYIATEGPLGWSALRTARRLGIPVATGFHTRFDEYLPDYGVAWLQAAALRWMRRFHNQADATLVPTQELQQFLAGQGFDRVRLLARAVDSSQFEPTRRDPALREEWGIDGTGFAAIYVGRIAAEKNLALAVKAFRRLQQVRPKARFVWVGDGPAREKLAHENPDFIFCGVQRGDALARHFASGDLFLFPSRSETFGNVTLEAMASGVTTVAFDYGAAREHLRTDETGVAVDDDAAFVEAAVRLAGDDAARERMGRNAAVAMQRLHPQQVVAEFDALLAELAHARRPHADHAA
- a CDS encoding TonB-dependent receptor domain-containing protein; the protein is MTSRINVLGQAIRYALVAGTVGLVAAPAMAQDAPSPTNLDRIEITGSRIRTVDVETAQPVFAISRTDIERQGFSSVADILQNVTAMGSPTISRANALTAGENAGGTYIDMRNLGTQRTLVLVNGKRLGISTSGYQDVSTLPVSAVERIEVLKDGASAIYGSDAMAGVVNIITRSNVTGTTVNVYHGQYSEGDGARDRIDAVTGWSNDRLSLTLALEHSEEDGVWARNRGFSQYGMTDRHPLDSSNWTTISQYGQITGLRGPGCTATAGCGYSLNRGTDPTRPGNYHRTDTTPFTGDVSNANDQMHVMYPLKRDSVYFDGRFAITDSINFRTELGYNERESTRQIAGYPLQSSTAGVGSMSINSYFNPFGNQHGYATPTAVAWNRRTWEVPRVTTSDLKTYRAVASFDGSFDIGERYFDWEAGYQYNRNELESTATGNLHKARVAGGVGPSFLNAATGKVQCGTAAAPIGYDVCKPWNPLVPYGTTAPDGLYGNAELQAWLFPEEITKGRTTSKNFFANIAGSIVTLPGGDLGFAFGVESRKEDGRYTPDPLAQTGATTNLAAGPTGGDYTVNEAYLELNVPVLADLPGAKELTFNGATRFSDYDTFGNTLNSKFGFKWKPIDSLMVRGTWAEGFRAPTINDLFGGGSETFAQFSDPCDTVFGSSRTSAEVRARCSRDIANAATFRQLRQGGTPVTVATDATPVPFTSGSNPDLTPETSKSKTLGLVWSPGFIQNFNASLDWWKIRIDNTIIADTPSQILIDCYEQGIDARCTRFDRDPVTGIVTNLKFGNRNAGFLETEGYDLDLSYRLDTAFGKFSLNSATTYVSSNIYRSTNDASIVPTPTNGIGSGFRVRSNLVLGWDREDFGMSWTARYYSGVKEQCANIALYPDECSDPGQYAPWYKGSRNYNERGSVTFHDVQFRYNLPWDGTVSVGANNVFDRLGPIMYSKPNSAFSYYGGYDIGRVIYMKYQQRF
- a CDS encoding phosphatase PAP2 family protein, with product MRTTPLEALRGRETRLCRRANHYCRHRRVRRAFAVVSRLGDGVFWYALMGALVLVDGFDGLRASLHMAGTGLMALLLYKGLKRWTRRPRPYAADLRIRAWVAPLDEFSFPSGHTLHAVSFTIVALAYYPWLAPILVPFTAAVGVSRVVLGLHYPSDVLAATAIATALAGASLNWLPLPV
- the lpxH gene encoding UDP-2,3-diacylglucosamine diphosphatase, with product MTTLFISDLHLDPSRPAITELFLAFLQREAMQADALYILGDLFEAWIGDDTPSPAADAVADALKAVSAAGVPVYFIRGNRDFLVGDDYARRAGFRILPDPSVIDLYGQPVLLQHGDLLCTDDVAYQQFRAQTRDPVFQAQFLAQPLAARIAFAQKARDASQARQSEMKQGDRATFETVTDVAPDEVTATFVRHGVDTMIHGHTHRPAIHTLQAGGRSCTRIVLGDWYEQGSVLRVTPQGWTLDALA
- a CDS encoding zinc-dependent metalloprotease, giving the protein MMSSPMRKTAVAITLFLATVGTAAATPLFSPVTVLSRASAASQPAAQAVLAAPSTAAVQEVRVDAGAVVAGQRQLEFELLGTPVQAQQQRVESLPDGGSIWYGSLQDAGSKLTRQAGGNDPGNSVILVQSGGTVTGSIRKNGTLYRLRPLSDGRHVLVQVDESRMPAEHPADYNTLPKIEMPASDRAGIAAASSGSPATIRVLVAATNAAVSAYGGNMQQLVQLAVAESNQGYTNSNVGITMQLAGYQAVAYTETGNFSTDLARFRSTNDGYMDAIHTTRNSTAADVAVLILNNSSYCGLASGIGSTASTAFAAVYWDCATGYYSFAHEIGHLQSARHDIATDSSTTPYAYGHGYRYQPATGARWRTIMAYDCTSGCPRLNFWSNPNISYNGVPMGIASSADNQRVLVNTKAAVAAFR